In the Magnetospira sp. QH-2 genome, one interval contains:
- a CDS encoding TerB family tellurite resistance protein, with translation MSERLTSVFEEQGEDGAFTILQVAVCALLIKAASADDDFQPEERAMIQGQLSQRFAMESEKASALIDSALEFLGGSNGLYACSMVLNDELDDSERESLLAMVWEIMYADGFLHQYEERLMRRVGPILDIEEEDSLRIRDEVRSRMEVSPE, from the coding sequence ATGAGCGAACGACTGACCAGTGTCTTCGAGGAGCAGGGCGAGGATGGTGCCTTTACCATCTTGCAGGTCGCCGTCTGTGCGCTATTGATCAAGGCCGCTTCCGCCGACGATGACTTTCAGCCCGAAGAACGGGCCATGATCCAAGGCCAATTGAGCCAGCGGTTTGCGATGGAGTCGGAGAAAGCCTCGGCTCTGATCGACTCGGCTCTGGAATTTCTCGGGGGATCCAATGGTCTCTACGCCTGTTCCATGGTGCTGAACGACGAATTGGACGACAGCGAACGCGAATCTTTGCTCGCCATGGTCTGGGAGATCATGTATGCCGACGGCTTCCTGCATCAATACGAAGAGCGCCTGATGCGTCGGGTCGGCCCCATCCTCGATATTGAGGAAGAAGACAGCCTGCGGATCAGAGACGAAGTCCGGTCCCGGATGGAGGTCTCGCCCGAATGA
- a CDS encoding HAD family phosphatase yields the protein MPLALGAPSAVVFDLGGVLVAWDPRHLYRKLIPDETALEAFLGSVCTDEWNAQQDAGRSTADGTDDLVTQFPEHEDLIRAYYGRWIEMVPGPIDGAESLIRDLKKAGVPLLGLSNCAQETFETACEAYPFLNLFDDWVVSAREKVMKPDPEIYRIVTGRSGYAPHQLVFVDDRIENVEGARSQGWQGHHFKEASLLRNELASFGLLAG from the coding sequence ATGCCATTGGCCCTGGGCGCGCCCTCAGCGGTGGTCTTCGATCTGGGTGGCGTGCTGGTGGCGTGGGATCCCCGTCACCTTTATCGCAAGCTGATCCCCGACGAGACGGCGCTGGAAGCGTTTTTAGGCTCGGTCTGTACTGATGAATGGAATGCCCAACAGGATGCCGGGCGGAGCACCGCCGATGGCACCGATGATTTGGTCACGCAATTCCCCGAGCACGAAGACCTCATCCGAGCCTATTACGGCCGCTGGATCGAGATGGTTCCCGGCCCCATTGATGGTGCGGAATCATTGATACGGGACCTCAAAAAAGCGGGTGTCCCGCTGTTAGGGCTTAGCAATTGTGCCCAGGAGACCTTTGAAACTGCCTGCGAGGCCTATCCCTTCCTCAATCTGTTCGATGATTGGGTTGTTTCTGCCCGGGAAAAGGTGATGAAGCCTGATCCGGAGATCTATCGAATCGTCACGGGGCGCAGCGGGTATGCGCCACACCAGTTGGTTTTTGTCGATGACAGGATCGAAAATGTCGAAGGGGCCCGCAGCCAGGGATGGCAGGGACACCATTTCAAGGAAGCGAGCCTCTTGCGTAACGAATTGGCCAGTTTTGGTCTTTTGGCAGGGTGA
- the secA gene encoding preprotein translocase subunit SecA, translating to MLGAIARKLFGSANDRYVKGLNKTIHAINELEASVSALSDEELAARTVWLRNRLSEGESLDDVLADAFATVREAAKRTLGERPYDVQLMGGLVLHKGMISEMKTGEGKTLVATLPVYLNALEGKGVHVVTVNDYLAKRDAEWMGQVYRFLGLSVDCIIHGMTDEQRQKAYACDVTYGTNNELGFDYLRDNMKFRIEEMVQRPFNFAIVDEVDSILVDEARTPLIISGPTEDNSELYSRIDKLIPRLSEEDYEKDEKSRAATFTEVGTEKMENLLREEGVLAEGTLYDIQNISLVHHINSALRAHILFTKDVDYVVKDNKVVIIDEFTGRMMEGRRFSEGLHQALEAKEGAEIQNENQTLASITFQNYFRLYPKLAGMTGTAMTEAGEFAEIYKLEVVEIPTNMDVSRIDEDDEVYRTSDEKHQAIADLIADCHERGQPILVGTVSIEKSEELAGILKKRKIPHAVLNAKHHASEAGIISQAGAPGAVTIATNMAGRGTDIKLGGNVDMRIATELAKLDPESDEFQKRKAAIEAEVAAHREIVLKAGGLYVVGTERHESRRIDNQLRGRSGRQGDPGGSKFYLSLQDDLMRIFGSERIDGMLKKLGLQDGEAIVHPWINKALEKAQQKVEARNFEIRKNLLKFDDVMNDQRKVIYEQRRELMTADEVADTVHDMRHHVIEDMVTRYIPPKAFAEQWDVEGLHADALRVLGLDLPLDDWAKEEGIADVEIRERILKVADGKAAEKVANYGPEVIRDVEKSILLQVLDMVWKDHLLTLDHLRQGIGLRAYGQRDPLNEYKREAFNLFDELLVGLRERVTQVLLHVELHMTPPEDYSMSGGQQEMHETRVDPSLGYAQATGVLNDSSVPDSQAEEPAGPAPIRSRQAAAEVDPNDPSTWGKVARNAPCPCGSGRKYKHCHGRAG from the coding sequence ATGTTAGGCGCCATCGCCCGCAAGTTGTTCGGTTCAGCCAACGACCGCTATGTTAAAGGTCTCAATAAAACCATTCATGCGATCAACGAGTTGGAAGCCTCCGTCTCGGCCTTGAGCGATGAGGAATTAGCCGCCCGTACCGTTTGGCTGCGAAACCGCTTGAGTGAGGGCGAAAGCCTTGATGATGTCTTGGCCGATGCCTTTGCCACGGTGCGCGAAGCGGCCAAAAGGACTCTCGGCGAGCGCCCCTACGACGTACAGCTCATGGGCGGCCTGGTGCTGCACAAGGGTATGATTTCGGAAATGAAGACCGGTGAGGGTAAAACCCTGGTCGCCACCTTGCCCGTTTACTTGAACGCCTTGGAAGGCAAAGGCGTGCATGTGGTGACGGTCAACGACTACCTGGCCAAGCGTGATGCGGAGTGGATGGGGCAGGTCTATCGCTTCTTGGGCCTTAGCGTCGATTGCATCATTCACGGCATGACCGACGAACAGCGTCAAAAGGCCTATGCCTGTGACGTGACCTACGGCACCAACAACGAACTGGGCTTCGACTACCTGCGCGACAACATGAAGTTCCGCATCGAGGAAATGGTTCAACGCCCGTTCAATTTCGCCATCGTCGACGAGGTTGATTCGATCCTGGTGGACGAGGCCCGCACGCCGTTGATCATTTCCGGTCCGACCGAGGACAACTCGGAGCTATATTCCCGCATCGACAAGCTCATTCCACGGCTCTCCGAGGAAGATTACGAAAAGGACGAAAAGTCCCGCGCCGCCACTTTTACCGAGGTCGGCACCGAGAAGATGGAGAACCTGCTGCGCGAAGAAGGTGTCCTGGCCGAGGGCACGCTCTATGATATCCAGAATATCTCCTTGGTCCACCACATCAACTCCGCCCTGCGGGCCCATATTCTGTTCACCAAGGATGTGGACTATGTGGTCAAGGACAACAAGGTGGTGATCATCGACGAATTCACCGGTCGCATGATGGAGGGCCGCCGCTTCTCCGAAGGTCTTCATCAAGCTCTGGAAGCCAAGGAAGGCGCCGAGATCCAGAACGAGAACCAAACGCTGGCTTCGATCACCTTCCAGAACTATTTCCGGCTATATCCCAAGCTGGCGGGCATGACCGGTACGGCCATGACCGAGGCGGGCGAGTTTGCCGAGATCTACAAGCTCGAAGTGGTCGAGATCCCCACCAACATGGATGTTTCCCGCATCGACGAGGATGACGAGGTCTATCGGACCTCCGACGAAAAGCACCAGGCCATCGCCGACCTGATCGCCGATTGCCACGAGAGAGGCCAGCCCATCCTGGTGGGGACCGTCTCCATCGAGAAATCCGAGGAACTGGCCGGTATCCTGAAGAAGCGCAAGATTCCCCATGCGGTGCTGAACGCCAAGCATCACGCCAGCGAAGCCGGGATCATCAGCCAGGCCGGTGCCCCGGGGGCGGTGACCATCGCCACCAACATGGCCGGTCGCGGAACCGATATTAAGTTGGGCGGCAACGTGGACATGCGCATTGCCACCGAACTGGCCAAGCTGGATCCGGAAAGCGATGAGTTCCAGAAGCGCAAGGCCGCCATCGAAGCCGAAGTGGCCGCCCATCGGGAAATCGTGCTGAAGGCCGGGGGGCTTTATGTCGTCGGCACCGAACGACACGAAAGCCGACGCATTGATAATCAGCTGCGCGGTCGTTCCGGTCGTCAGGGCGATCCCGGCGGCTCCAAGTTCTATCTGTCCCTGCAAGACGACCTGATGCGCATTTTCGGATCCGAACGCATCGACGGTATGCTGAAGAAACTGGGATTGCAGGACGGCGAGGCGATCGTTCATCCCTGGATCAACAAGGCGCTGGAAAAGGCGCAGCAGAAGGTCGAGGCGCGCAACTTCGAAATTCGTAAGAATCTTTTGAAGTTCGACGATGTGATGAACGATCAGCGTAAGGTGATCTATGAACAGCGCCGCGAACTGATGACCGCTGACGAAGTGGCGGACACCGTTCACGACATGCGCCATCATGTGATCGAAGACATGGTCACGCGCTATATCCCGCCAAAAGCCTTTGCCGAGCAATGGGACGTGGAAGGCCTGCACGCGGATGCCCTACGCGTTCTGGGCCTTGATCTACCTTTGGATGACTGGGCCAAGGAAGAAGGCATTGCCGATGTGGAAATCCGTGAGCGGATCCTCAAAGTGGCCGATGGCAAGGCGGCGGAAAAAGTTGCCAACTACGGCCCCGAGGTCATTCGCGATGTGGAGAAGAGTATTTTGCTGCAGGTGCTGGATATGGTCTGGAAGGATCACTTGCTGACCCTCGACCACCTGCGTCAGGGCATTGGCCTGCGGGCATATGGTCAGCGCGATCCGCTGAACGAATACAAGCGCGAGGCCTTCAACCTGTTCGACGAATTGCTTGTCGGTCTGCGGGAGCGGGTCACCCAGGTGTTGCTCCATGTGGAACTGCATATGACGCCACCCGAGGATTATTCCATGAGCGGCGGTCAGCAGGAAATGCATGAGACCCGGGTCGATCCCTCGCTGGGATACGCCCAAGCCACCGGTGTCCTGAACGATTCGTCCGTTCCCGACTCACAAGCCGAGGAACCGGCGGGTCCGGCACCGATTCGATCGCGACAGGCCGCTGCCGAGGTGGATCCCAACGATCCCTCTACTTGGGGCAAAGTAGCCCGCAATGCGCCCTGTCCTTGCGGATCCGGGCGCAAGTACAAGCACTGCCACGGCAGAGCGGGCTGA
- a CDS encoding peptidylprolyl isomerase — MLARFARSAAVCLVAATAFHSAALAADPTPETVVARVNGEAVKFSDILVAREQLPAKYRQVPIDQVFEMLQAALINNKLLTVEARLQGLQDLPAIKERVQRVEDQLIARQLLLEHVNSQITDALMQESYQKVVAQNSGIEELHTRHILVNDEALAADLIAQLNKGADFADLAVNNSTGPTGPKGGDLGWTRLGSLVPEFEAAALTLQKGSHTPAPVKTQFGWHVIKMEDRRLAPVPTYEEAEPAIRAKLSNDIAVELTKELMTRSHVERFNLDGTPMAAPAAQ; from the coding sequence ATGCTTGCACGCTTTGCCCGATCCGCCGCCGTTTGCCTTGTCGCGGCGACTGCCTTCCATTCCGCCGCCTTGGCCGCTGATCCGACGCCAGAGACGGTAGTGGCGCGTGTCAACGGTGAAGCCGTGAAGTTCTCCGACATTTTGGTCGCGCGGGAACAATTGCCCGCCAAGTACCGCCAGGTCCCCATCGACCAGGTTTTCGAGATGCTCCAGGCTGCCTTGATTAACAATAAACTGCTGACTGTCGAGGCTCGCTTGCAAGGTCTACAAGACCTGCCAGCGATCAAGGAACGGGTTCAGCGGGTCGAAGATCAATTGATTGCCCGCCAGTTGCTTTTGGAGCATGTGAACTCGCAGATCACCGATGCGCTGATGCAGGAGTCCTATCAAAAAGTGGTGGCGCAGAATTCCGGGATCGAGGAACTCCATACCCGTCATATTCTGGTCAATGATGAAGCCTTGGCCGCGGACTTGATTGCTCAACTCAACAAGGGCGCGGACTTTGCCGATTTGGCGGTCAACAATTCAACAGGCCCGACCGGTCCCAAGGGGGGCGATCTGGGCTGGACCCGTCTGGGCTCACTGGTCCCCGAGTTCGAAGCGGCGGCCCTGACCTTGCAGAAAGGCAGCCATACCCCTGCTCCGGTCAAGACTCAATTCGGTTGGCATGTGATCAAGATGGAAGACCGTCGACTGGCTCCCGTACCGACCTATGAAGAAGCCGAGCCGGCCATTCGCGCCAAGCTTTCCAACGATATCGCCGTGGAACTCACCAAGGAGCTAATGACCCGGTCGCATGTTGAGCGGTTCAATCTGGATGGCACGCCCATGGCGGCCCCGGCGGCCCAATAG
- the argJ gene encoding bifunctional glutamate N-acetyltransferase/amino-acid acetyltransferase ArgJ, giving the protein MTEVSPLAPDAFPDLPSIEGARLAAHAAGIRYKNRSDLMLMHFPDGATAAGVFTRSKTAAEPIHWCRRALKKSGGRAMALLVNAGNANAFTGEAGVRSVERTAARCSAVLGCPERTIYLASTGTIGEDLPDERITDAMETIAAGLSPDRWEDAARAFMTTDTFPKGATRTTQIGHTRVTLNGIAKGSGMIAPDMATMLSYVVTDADLPADVLQSLLNEGVTGSFNSITVDSDTSTSDTLMLFATGKAGNPVPGRSTDPLLKDFKNALNDLLRDLAHQVVKDGEGATKFIEVRVAGAEDDGAAKRIALSIANSPLVKTAIAGEDANWGRIVMAVGKAGEAADRDKLVISIGGVPVATKGRAVPDYDEGPVAAHMKGQEILVDVHVGIAEGQATVWTCDLTHGYISINADYRT; this is encoded by the coding sequence ATGACCGAGGTTTCGCCTTTGGCTCCGGACGCCTTTCCCGATCTCCCTTCGATCGAGGGGGCTCGGCTGGCCGCTCATGCGGCGGGAATTCGCTACAAGAACCGTAGCGATCTGATGTTGATGCATTTCCCCGACGGGGCGACAGCGGCAGGAGTCTTTACCCGCTCCAAAACCGCCGCCGAGCCAATTCATTGGTGTCGGCGGGCCCTAAAGAAGAGTGGCGGAAGGGCCATGGCCCTGTTGGTCAACGCGGGGAACGCCAATGCCTTTACCGGCGAGGCCGGTGTACGGTCCGTGGAGCGCACCGCAGCCCGATGTTCCGCCGTGCTCGGGTGCCCGGAAAGGACGATTTATCTGGCGTCTACCGGGACCATTGGCGAGGATCTTCCCGACGAGCGGATTACCGACGCCATGGAAACCATTGCCGCAGGGTTATCCCCGGACCGCTGGGAGGATGCCGCCCGCGCTTTTATGACCACCGATACCTTTCCCAAGGGTGCGACCCGAACGACCCAGATCGGGCATACAAGAGTCACCTTGAACGGTATCGCCAAGGGCTCGGGCATGATTGCGCCTGATATGGCGACCATGCTGTCCTATGTGGTCACCGATGCGGACCTGCCCGCCGACGTGCTTCAGTCTTTGCTGAACGAGGGGGTTACGGGAAGCTTCAACAGCATCACCGTGGATTCCGATACCTCTACCTCCGATACCCTGATGCTCTTTGCCACCGGCAAGGCAGGCAACCCGGTACCAGGCCGGTCCACCGATCCGCTGCTCAAGGATTTCAAAAACGCCCTAAACGACTTGCTGCGCGATCTTGCTCATCAGGTGGTCAAGGACGGCGAAGGCGCCACGAAGTTCATCGAAGTCCGGGTCGCCGGGGCCGAGGACGACGGCGCCGCCAAGCGCATTGCCCTCTCCATCGCCAACTCCCCGTTGGTCAAGACCGCCATTGCCGGGGAAGACGCCAATTGGGGCCGCATTGTCATGGCCGTGGGCAAGGCAGGCGAAGCTGCCGATCGGGACAAATTGGTCATATCCATCGGTGGCGTGCCGGTGGCGACCAAGGGCCGTGCCGTGCCCGACTACGATGAAGGCCCGGTCGCGGCCCATATGAAGGGTCAGGAAATCCTTGTCGACGTCCATGTGGGCATTGCCGAAGGCCAGGCCACCGTCTGGACCTGCGATCTGACCCATGGTTATATCTCCATCAACGCCGATTACCGGACCTGA
- a CDS encoding (deoxy)nucleoside triphosphate pyrophosphohydrolase encodes MTTPTPDGCYAAQPPHRALPILLVSAVALLDADSRVLLAQRPEGKAMAGLWEFPGGKVHENESPETALVRELQEELGIDVTESCLAPLTFASHQYDDFHLMMPLYVCRTWKGMVTPLEGQALKWVRPAKLAEFPMPPADLPLIPLLRDWL; translated from the coding sequence ATGACCACCCCCACCCCCGACGGCTGCTATGCCGCCCAACCGCCCCATCGAGCGCTGCCGATCTTGCTGGTCAGTGCTGTTGCGTTGCTGGATGCGGATAGTCGAGTGCTGCTGGCGCAACGGCCCGAGGGCAAGGCCATGGCCGGACTTTGGGAGTTTCCCGGTGGCAAGGTACATGAGAATGAAAGCCCCGAGACCGCCCTGGTGCGGGAGCTGCAAGAAGAGTTGGGTATTGACGTGACCGAGAGCTGTCTGGCGCCGCTGACTTTCGCTTCTCACCAGTACGACGATTTCCACCTGATGATGCCGCTTTATGTGTGCCGTACCTGGAAGGGCATGGTAACGCCCCTGGAGGGGCAGGCGTTGAAATGGGTGCGCCCGGCGAAGCTGGCCGAATTCCCCATGCCGCCCGCCGACTTGCCGCTGATTCCCTTGTTGCGGGACTGGCTCTAG